A region from the uncultured Stenotrophomonas sp. genome encodes:
- a CDS encoding conserved membrane hypothetical protein (Evidence 4 : Homologs of previously reported genes of unknown function) — protein MNAQRPTLLLALIALAALYTYWFLHDKHWLATQLVFTAPPLLLAIGLRLGWRRAPFWSGVLALFWFSHGVMSAWTHRETALLAWVEIVLALLVVALASLPGLRARFGKRRS, from the coding sequence ATGAACGCACAACGCCCGACCCTGCTGCTGGCCTTGATCGCGCTGGCCGCGCTGTACACATACTGGTTCCTGCACGACAAGCACTGGCTGGCCACGCAGCTGGTGTTCACCGCGCCACCGCTGCTGCTGGCCATCGGCCTGCGGCTGGGCTGGCGGCGCGCACCGTTCTGGTCGGGGGTGCTGGCGCTGTTCTGGTTCAGTCACGGCGTGATGAGCGCCTGGACCCACCGCGAAACCGCATTGCTGGCATGGGTGGAGATCGTGCTGGCGCTGCTGGTCGTGGCACTTGCCAGCCTGCCGGGCCTGCGTGCGCGGTTCGGCAAGCGCAGGTCCTGA
- the wrbA gene encoding Flavoprotein WrbA: MAEILVLYYSRGGSVARLARQIARGIGEVPGMSARLRTVPPVAAVTQASAPPVPEDGAPYVEITDLAECDGIVLGSPTRFGNMAAPVKHFLDGLGAEWVNGTLTGKPAAVFTSTASMHGGQESTLLSMHLPLLHHGCLIVGIPFTEPALSHTTGGGTPYGASHVAGAQDDPQPSDDEAHLARVLGRRVADVARRLAR, encoded by the coding sequence ATGGCGGAAATCCTGGTGCTGTACTACAGCCGTGGCGGCTCGGTGGCGCGGCTGGCGCGGCAGATCGCCCGCGGCATCGGCGAGGTGCCGGGCATGAGCGCGCGGCTGCGCACGGTGCCGCCGGTGGCCGCCGTCACCCAGGCCAGCGCACCGCCGGTGCCGGAAGACGGCGCGCCCTACGTCGAGATCACCGACCTGGCCGAATGCGACGGCATCGTGCTCGGCAGCCCGACCCGTTTCGGCAACATGGCCGCGCCGGTCAAGCATTTCCTCGACGGGCTCGGCGCCGAATGGGTCAACGGCACGCTGACCGGCAAGCCGGCGGCGGTGTTCACCTCCACCGCGTCAATGCACGGCGGGCAGGAGTCCACGCTGCTGTCGATGCACCTGCCGCTGCTGCACCACGGCTGCCTGATCGTCGGCATCCCCTTCACCGAACCGGCGCTCAGCCATACCACCGGCGGCGGCACGCCGTATGGCGCCAGCCATGTCGCCGGCGCACAGGACGACCCGCAACCCAGCGACGACGAAGCCCACCTGGCGCGCGTGCTGGGCCGGCGCGTGGCCGACGTCGCACGCAGGCTGGCACGATGA